The following are encoded together in the Argopecten irradians isolate NY chromosome 5, Ai_NY, whole genome shotgun sequence genome:
- the LOC138324421 gene encoding uncharacterized protein, which translates to MRERKGGGEGGGGGGGGDGEGGGGGGGGVGDWGGGGGGVGRGGGGGGGEGGGRGGGESGGGGGGGEGGGGGGGGGGEGSRRWGGGGGE; encoded by the coding sequence ATGAGGGAGAGAAAAGGTGGAGGAGAAGGTGGAGGAGGAGGTGGAGGAGGAGAtggagaaggaggaggaggaggaggaggaggagtaggagattggggagggggaggaggaggagttggaagaggaggaggaggaggaggaggagaaggaggaggTAGAGGAGGAGGAGAAAGTGGAGgaggtggaggaggaggagaaggtggaggaggaggaggtggAGGAGGAGGGGAGGGGAGTAGAAGatggggaggaggaggaggggagtAG
- the LOC138324422 gene encoding golgin subfamily A member 6-like protein 2, which produces MVDVRWRRRRKRRGEEKERRGRRRKKRKGGGEEGEEKKDKKGGEKGRGGGGEGGRRGVGGGGVGGGGEEVGGEEEEEVVKEEEGEGRRRRRRRRKRWRKEGVEEKEEESRVGGGRGGGGGGGGEVVEEKEEEEEDVEVEEEKVEEAEKVEVEMEKEEEEEEMEEEEEVEVEEKVEEAEKVEVEMEEEGGGGGGGGGGEEGVGGGGGEEGVGGGGGEEGVGGGGEGVGRGGGGGGEGGGGGGDDGGGGEGGGGG; this is translated from the exons ATGGTGGATGTgaggtggaggaggaggaggaaaaGGAGAGGAGAGGAGAAGGAAaggagggggaggaggaggaagaagaggaaaggaggaggagaggaggggGAGGAGAAGAAGGATAAGAAGGGAGGAGAAAAAGGGA gagggggagggggagaaGGGGGAAGGAGAGGAGTaggaggaggaggagtaggaGGAGGAGGTGAGGAGGtgggaggagaggaggaggaggaggtggTGAAGGAGGAGGAAGGggaggggaggaggaggaggaggaggaggagaaagAGGTGGAGAAAGGAGGGAGTggaggagaaggaggaggagaGTAGAGTAGGAGGAGGTAgaggtggaggaggaggaggaggtggAGAAGTAGTAGAGGAgaaggaagaggaggaggaggacgtAGAGGTGGAGGAGGAGAAGGTGGAGGAGGCGGAGAAGGTAGAGGTGGAGAtggagaaggaggaggaggaggaggagatggaggaggaggaggaggtaGAGGTGGAGGAGAAGGTGGAGGAGGCGGAGAAGGTAGAGGTGGAGAtggaggaggagggaggaggaggaggaggaggaggtggAGGAGAAGAAGGTGTAGGAGGTGGAGGAGGAGAAGAAGGTGTAGGAGGTGGAGGAGGAGAAGAAGGTGTAGGAGGTGGAGGAGAAGGAGTtggaagaggaggaggaggaggaggagaaggaggaggaggaggtggAGATgatggaggaggaggagagggaGGAGGAGGTGGATGA